TCGCTAAAAGGCAGAATACCGTTTTGCAAATCTGGATTGAGCCAACCTGTTGCGATTTGCATTTTGGCTTTCAGGGCATCGCTGAAAAACGAACCCAGCCATTCAAGCTGTTGTAGCACTTGCTCAGGCTCTTTGTCAAAAGCAGAAAAGAGCAAGAAAACATCTCGGCTTTTGTAAAAACGCCAAAAGGTCTGCAAAAAGGTTTTACGGCTTGGCAAGCGGTCTGTTTCAAGGAATGTTTTGCAAAGCAATGGGCGGTTGTGGCATAAACGAAGTGCGGTTTCAATCTCGTTTGGCTGTGCGGTTGGGCATTCCGTTTGTAGCCATTCAAATGCTTGTGACGGTTCAGGCGTATGAATTAACCACGTCTGACAACGGCTTTGTATGGTGGCAAGCATTGTGGCTTGCAAAGGAGCTTCCAATAAGAAATAGACATTTTGGTTCGGCTCTTCAAGGGTTTTCAGTAACGCATTCGCCGCCGCTTCCGTTAAACGTTCAG
Above is a genomic segment from Actinobacillus indolicus containing:
- a CDS encoding DNA polymerase III subunit delta' — encoded protein: MNLYPWHQRTHYQITSTFQQGRGHHALLFKTDSGLGTEQLIRHFAHWLLCHSPQQNQPCGQCKSCLLWQSGNHPDFHLLAPIDDKDIGIDQVREITAKLQQFSQQGGNAVVYLAGAERLTEAAANALLKTLEEPNQNVYFLLEAPLQATMLATIQSRCQTWLIHTPEPSQAFEWLQTECPTAQPNEIETALRLCHNRPLLCKTFLETDRLPSRKTFLQTFWRFYKSRDVFLLFSAFDKEPEQVLQQLEWLGSFFSDALKAKMQIATGWLNPDLQNGILPFSEQLTAQSLLKGHQIIQQTQRDLREVNAVNQELMLLDCLSKLVLEVFEN